A region of Takifugu flavidus isolate HTHZ2018 chromosome 2, ASM371156v2, whole genome shotgun sequence DNA encodes the following proteins:
- the LOC130516970 gene encoding dentin sialophosphoprotein-like — translation MAPSQISPPKVGTFPFWAIVGLLAVVHSAYSNIVVQEEVYREAVTDGYIIDNVYLNSFTTESSKIPDAVHASQSPAPKETDVTEASGDTSDEAEISVVLQYGGKSTNASLSAWSTQQPSLESKESDLMEGSGDTTNTSIFLQHGRKPHLSTTTSVSPARTTQESKENDLLEGSGDMTDVFNFLQNGSEPDVSATTSVAPAWSTQESKENNLLEGSGDMTDVFNFLQNGSEPDVSATTSIAPAWSTQEPESKESDSSEGSADTTDSSIFSQHGHRHDVSTTVSITHTQSPSAAVLPGDTNDSGSGYMRSSDGEIIHATTSSRMSGSYTEENAASSTHRPALNGEIVQSQMNRNANHRSVHAVKEHQIDGAASLPNVGNSTPGWIIILAFIVGVAALLMVCIAIATRDKWNAPSKAFSPDSESKMKSINQQRDVEMETFLHNDQPRENGRVTEYTVIPLDELPEKYSSD, via the exons ATGGCTCCATCACAGATTTCTCCTCCAAAAGTGGGGACTTTTCCCTTTTGGGCAATCGTCGGACTTCTCGCGGTCGTCCACTCAGCATATTCTAACA TTGTGGTGCAGGAGGAAGTTTACCGAGAGGCCGTGACAGACGGATACATTATTGATAACGTCTATCTTAATTCGTTCACAACTGAGTCCTCTAAGATACCCGATGCGGTTCATGCATCCCAGTCACCGGCCCCAAAAGAAACTGATGTAACTGAGGCAAGCGGGGACACCAGTGATGAGGCTGAGATATCTGTTGTCCTCCAGTACGGAGGCAAGTCCACAAACGCATCCCTGAGTGCCTGGAGTACACAGCAGCCGTCCTTAGAGTCCAAGGAAAGCGACTTGATGGAGGGATCTGGAGACACCACCAACACGTCCATCTTCCTCCAGCATGGACGTAAACCCCATCTATCCACAACTACCAGTGTTTCGCCTGCCCGGACTACGCAAGAGTCCAAAGAAAACGACCTATTGGAGGGAAGCGGGGACATGACCGATGTCTTCAACTTCCTCCAGAATGGAAGTGAACCTGATGTTTCCGCAACTACGAGTGTTGCGCCTGCCTGGAGTACACAAGAGTCCAAAGAAAACAACCTATTGGAGGGAAGCGGGGACATGACCGATGTCTTCAACTTCCTCCAGAATGGAAGTGAACCTGATGTTTCCGCAACTACGAGTATTGCACCTGCCTGGAGTACACAAGAGCCAGAGTCCAAAGAAAGTGACTCATCAGAGGGAAGTGCAGACACCACGGattcctccatcttttcccaGCATGGACATAGACATGATGTATCCACAACTGTGAGCATCACCCACACTCAGAGcccctctgcagctgtgttgcCAGGAGACACCAATGACTCTGGCTCGGGATATATGCGGTCGAGTGATGGTGAGATAATTCATGCTACTACAAGCTCCCGTATGAGTGGCTCCTACACAGAAGAGAACGCAGCCTCCTCAACCCACAGGCCTGCTCTAAATGGAGAAATAGTTCAATCACAGATGAACCGGAATGCAAATCATAGGAGTGTACATGCAG TTAAAGAACATCAGATAGATGGGGCCGCATCCCTGCCCAATGTGGGAAACTCAACACCAG GCTGGATCATCATCCTCGCTTTTATTGTTGGTGTTGCTGCACTATTAATGGTCTGCATTGCCATCGCTACCCGAGACAA GTGGAATGCTCCAAGCAAAGCCTTCAGTCCCGACTCAGAGAGCAAAATGAAGTCCATAAATCAGCAGAGGGATGTAGAGATGGAGACCTTCCTGCACAATGACCAGCCGAGGGAAAATGGGCGGGTGACGGAGTACACAGTCATTCCCCTTGATGAGCTCCCAGAGAAATATTCATCAGACTGA
- the apip gene encoding methylthioribulose-1-phosphate dehydratase, with product MSAMCGSSNGCQDANQEVTENKEKEHPRVLIPELCRLFYQLGWVTGTGGGISLRRGEQIYIAPSGVQKERIQPEDMFVCDVDERDISCPPAWKKLKKSQCTPLFMNAYTMRGAQAVIHTHSKAAVMATLLYPGKEFRITHQEMIKGIRKGSSGINYRYDDTLVVPIIENTPEEKDLKDRMARAMEEYPDSCAVLVRRHGVYVWGESWEKAKTMCECYDYLFDVAVQMKQCGLDPSALPTEEKGIV from the exons ATGTCAGCGATGTGCGGTAGCAGCAATGGTTGCCAAGATGCAAATCAAGAGGTGACAGAGAATAAG GAGAAGGAGCATCCTCGGGTTCTCATCCCAGAATTATGCCGACTCTTCTACCAGCTGGGATGGGTGACagggactggaggaggaatCAGTCTGAGACGAGG GGAGCAGATCTATATTGCACCATCAGGTGTCCAGAAAGAGAGAATACAG CCAGAAGACATGTTTGTGTGCGATGTGGACGAGAGAGACATCAGCTGTCCACCTGCCTGGAAGAAGTTAAAGAAGAGCCAGTGCACGCCGCTCTTTATGAATGCCTACACAATGAGGG GGGCACAGGCGGTTATACACACCCACTCCAAGGCTGCTGTCATGGCAACTCTGCTGTATCCTGGCAAGGAATTCAGAATAACGCACCAGGAGATGATCAAGGGGATTCGTAAGGGCTCCTCAGGCATCAACTATCG TTACGACGACACTCTTGTTGTGCCCATTATTGAAAATACCCCTGAGGAGAAGGACTTAAAGGACCGGATGGCTCGGGCAATGGAGGAATATCCAGATTCATGTGCTGTCCTGGTCCGTCGCCACGGCGTCTACGTCTGGGGGGAGTCATGGGAAAAAGCTAAGACAAT GTGCGAGTGCTACGACTACCTCTTCGACGTCGCCGTCCAGATGAAGCAGTGCGGACTGGACCCTTCAGCCCTCCCAACGGAAGAAAAGGGAATTGTTTGA
- the LOC130516955 gene encoding excitatory amino acid transporter 2-like isoform X1 produces the protein MQQIKQVEVRMDESHLEAKVDAPESTCSMVCDKIMKNMVLTLTILGVFLGSIAGMLLRHISPLPAEVIMIIAFPGEILMRMLKMLVLPLVVSSLVTGLAGLDAKSSGRLGTRAMVYYMTTTVIAAVLGVVLVLLIHPGNPKLKANLGQGKKNEDVSSVDAFLDLVRNLFPENLVQACFQQVGGRVSLGIKTLHSCPFPTILFFFSFFIQIQTVTTKVPVPTNRTKGPPQFTVKRSLQFKGGMNVLGLIGFFVAFGVIMGKMGEKAKLMLDFFNVLNDIVMRLVSAIMWYSPFGIACLICGKIISIADLEVVAKQLGMYMITVIVGLLIHGGIFLPTIYFVIVRQNPFKFFMGVFQAWVTALGTASSAGTLPVTFRCLEENLGIDKRVTRFVLPVGATINMDGTALYEAVAAIFIAQMNGISLDWGQIVTVSMTATMASVGAASIPSAGLVTMVLILTAVGLPTQDISLLVAVDWLLDRFRTSVNVVGDSYGAGIVYHLSKHELDSFDNQQTRMEDFEIAKNQSFFENRTNQNVYAHHNSILIDDCKVGTMGKNGKTADFSLVEEEPWKCE, from the exons GTGTTTTTCTGGGTTCTATTGCTGGAATGCTGCTGCGGCACATATCGCCTCTGCCTGCTGAAGTTATTATGATCATCGCCTTCCCGGGAGAGATCCTAATGAGGATGctgaagatgcttgttttgcctcttgttgtttccagccTGGTCACAG GACTTGCTGGTTTAGATGCAAAATCCAGCGGGCGTCTGGGCACCCGGGCCATGGTGTATTATATGACCACGACAGTGATCGCTGCTGTTCTGGGAGTGGTCCTAGTGCTGCTCATCCATCCAGGGAACCCTAAGCTGAAGGCCAACCTGGGACAAGGAAAGAAGAACGAAGATGTGTCCAGCGTGGACGCTTTCTTAGATCTCGTCCGAAACCTTTTCCCAGAAAATTTGGTGCAGGCCTGCTTTCAACAGGTAGGGGGGCGCGTTTCACTTGGGATTAAGACTTTGCATTCATGTCCTTTTCCGAcgatcctttttttcttttcttttttcatccagATCCAGACAGTTACCACCAAAGTACCAGTGCCCACCAATCGAACAAAGGGACCTCCACAATTCACAGTGAAACGGTCACTTCAGTTCAAGGGCGGGATGAATGTCTTGG GTTTGATCGGATTCTTTGTGGCTTTTGGCGTTATCATGGGGAAAATGGGAGAAAAGGCCAAACTGATGTTGGATTTTTTCAACGTCTTGAATGACATCGTCATGAGGCTCGTTAGCGCCATTATGTG GTACTCGCCTTTTGGTATCGCCTGCCTTATCTGTGGAAAGATCATCTCCATTGCTGACTTGGAGGTGGTTGCAAAGCAGCTTGGGATGTATATGATCACCGTGATTGTGGGACTCCTCATCCATGGCGGAATCTTCCTCCCAACCATATATTTTGTCATAGTTAGGCAAAATCCCTTCAAGTTCTTCATGGGGGTCTTCCAGGCTTGGGTCACAGCGCTAGGGACAGCATCCAG TGCCGGTACTTTGCCTGTCACGTTTCGATGCTTGGAGGAGAACCTGGGCATCGACAAGAGAGTGACGCGTTTCGTGCTCCCAGTGGGCGCCACCATCAACATGGATGGGACTGCACTGTATGAGGCCGTGGCAGCCATCTTCATCGCTCAGATGAACGGCATTTCGCTTGATTGGGGCCAGATTGTTACAGTCAG TATGACAGCCACAATGGCCAGTGTCGGTGCTGCCAGTATTCCCAGCGCAGGACTGGTGACCATGGTTCTGATCCTCACTGCGGTCGGGCTACCCACCCAGGACATCAGCCTCCTGGTCGCTGTCGACTGGTTGCT AGATCGTTTCCGCACGTCAGTCAATGTCGTTGGGGATTCGTACGGGGCGGGCATCGTGTACCACCTTTCGAAACACGAGCTGGACTCCTTTGATAACCAACAGACCCGGATGGAGGACTTTGAGATTGCAAAGAATCAGTCGTTCTTTGAAAACCGCACCAACCAGAACGTATACGCTCACCACAACTCAATCTTGATAGACGACTGCAAG GTGGGTACGATGGGCAAAAACGGCAAGACTGCAGATTTCTCTCTTGTTGAGGAAGAGCCATGGAAATGCGAGTAA
- the LOC130516955 gene encoding excitatory amino acid transporter 2-like isoform X2, whose translation MQQIKQVEVRMDESHLEAKVDAPESTCSMVCDKIMKNMVLTLTILGVFLGSIAGMLLRHISPLPAEVIMIIAFPGEILMRMLKMLVLPLVVSSLVTGLAGLDAKSSGRLGTRAMVYYMTTTVIAAVLGVVLVLLIHPGNPKLKANLGQGKKNEDVSSVDAFLDLVRNLFPENLVQACFQQIQTVTTKVPVPTNRTKGPPQFTVKRSLQFKGGMNVLGLIGFFVAFGVIMGKMGEKAKLMLDFFNVLNDIVMRLVSAIMWYSPFGIACLICGKIISIADLEVVAKQLGMYMITVIVGLLIHGGIFLPTIYFVIVRQNPFKFFMGVFQAWVTALGTASSAGTLPVTFRCLEENLGIDKRVTRFVLPVGATINMDGTALYEAVAAIFIAQMNGISLDWGQIVTVSMTATMASVGAASIPSAGLVTMVLILTAVGLPTQDISLLVAVDWLLDRFRTSVNVVGDSYGAGIVYHLSKHELDSFDNQQTRMEDFEIAKNQSFFENRTNQNVYAHHNSILIDDCKVGTMGKNGKTADFSLVEEEPWKCE comes from the exons GTGTTTTTCTGGGTTCTATTGCTGGAATGCTGCTGCGGCACATATCGCCTCTGCCTGCTGAAGTTATTATGATCATCGCCTTCCCGGGAGAGATCCTAATGAGGATGctgaagatgcttgttttgcctcttgttgtttccagccTGGTCACAG GACTTGCTGGTTTAGATGCAAAATCCAGCGGGCGTCTGGGCACCCGGGCCATGGTGTATTATATGACCACGACAGTGATCGCTGCTGTTCTGGGAGTGGTCCTAGTGCTGCTCATCCATCCAGGGAACCCTAAGCTGAAGGCCAACCTGGGACAAGGAAAGAAGAACGAAGATGTGTCCAGCGTGGACGCTTTCTTAGATCTCGTCCGAAACCTTTTCCCAGAAAATTTGGTGCAGGCCTGCTTTCAACAG ATCCAGACAGTTACCACCAAAGTACCAGTGCCCACCAATCGAACAAAGGGACCTCCACAATTCACAGTGAAACGGTCACTTCAGTTCAAGGGCGGGATGAATGTCTTGG GTTTGATCGGATTCTTTGTGGCTTTTGGCGTTATCATGGGGAAAATGGGAGAAAAGGCCAAACTGATGTTGGATTTTTTCAACGTCTTGAATGACATCGTCATGAGGCTCGTTAGCGCCATTATGTG GTACTCGCCTTTTGGTATCGCCTGCCTTATCTGTGGAAAGATCATCTCCATTGCTGACTTGGAGGTGGTTGCAAAGCAGCTTGGGATGTATATGATCACCGTGATTGTGGGACTCCTCATCCATGGCGGAATCTTCCTCCCAACCATATATTTTGTCATAGTTAGGCAAAATCCCTTCAAGTTCTTCATGGGGGTCTTCCAGGCTTGGGTCACAGCGCTAGGGACAGCATCCAG TGCCGGTACTTTGCCTGTCACGTTTCGATGCTTGGAGGAGAACCTGGGCATCGACAAGAGAGTGACGCGTTTCGTGCTCCCAGTGGGCGCCACCATCAACATGGATGGGACTGCACTGTATGAGGCCGTGGCAGCCATCTTCATCGCTCAGATGAACGGCATTTCGCTTGATTGGGGCCAGATTGTTACAGTCAG TATGACAGCCACAATGGCCAGTGTCGGTGCTGCCAGTATTCCCAGCGCAGGACTGGTGACCATGGTTCTGATCCTCACTGCGGTCGGGCTACCCACCCAGGACATCAGCCTCCTGGTCGCTGTCGACTGGTTGCT AGATCGTTTCCGCACGTCAGTCAATGTCGTTGGGGATTCGTACGGGGCGGGCATCGTGTACCACCTTTCGAAACACGAGCTGGACTCCTTTGATAACCAACAGACCCGGATGGAGGACTTTGAGATTGCAAAGAATCAGTCGTTCTTTGAAAACCGCACCAACCAGAACGTATACGCTCACCACAACTCAATCTTGATAGACGACTGCAAG GTGGGTACGATGGGCAAAAACGGCAAGACTGCAGATTTCTCTCTTGTTGAGGAAGAGCCATGGAAATGCGAGTAA